The Gossypium hirsutum isolate 1008001.06 chromosome A03, Gossypium_hirsutum_v2.1, whole genome shotgun sequence genome contains the following window.
AGCGCCCCGTATGTTTGGGTGCATTTTCCTGGTTCAAAATCATGGAATATATTTgcagaaattcttgaaaagactCATATAATAACAGTACCGGGATCTGGTTTTGGCCCTGGTGGTGCAGAGTATATCAGAATCAGTGCTTTTGGGAAAAGAAAGCACATCATAGAAGCATCATGGAGGCTGGAAAAACTATTCTCCAAGGGAAAACCCCTTTGTAACtgtctaaaataaaattaaaaaaaaaatggtgtGTTTCACCGGCCATGCCATCTCATGGTATAATCAttgtgtaaaataataaaataaccagTGCCATGTAAGTTGGATCCCTTGGACTGATGATATTCAAGTGTTAAATATTGGTTGGCTATAAATCTTTCTTATAATCCTTTATGTTATTTGCAGGCATCCTATTTGTAACTTAAGCTATTCTACAGGAACTACAATATCCATTATCTGGTGGTTCTTTTCAATGTGTTGCATAAACTGGGCTTAATACAGGCGTATGCATAATTTCGAACTACAAAAGTGGCTAAATACGTGGGCCACTAGAAAGATCAATTGCCAAGTCATAAGAATACTGAATATTGTAACGTCACTTAAAGGAGCCGTGAAATCAACGTAAGATAAACAACAGGCACTTGTTTTCCAGTTCAAGAGAATTCCTTTGCTTTATATTATACAAGGATACAAGAGTAAAGGTTATAACTTacataaatcacaatttcaatgtGCCGCTTGTAAAATCAACAGATCTAGTGAAACAAATAAGGGCAACCAAATAATTTTCGGAAAGTTGAAACTTAGATCCCTAAGTAGTCCAACAGTGGCACTAGATATTGAGTGTCTGACAACTTACTAGTTCGGAAGATCCGGTTGTCCTTGTAGCAATAACCCTCCAAAGATCCATTTCAAATGCTGTTGCAGGTTCTGCAGACTCGGGATGTGCACCAGGTGAGCTATTCAATGAAGCTGATGATAGGGAAGTAAAATGGTTTTGCACATCAGCCTGCAAGACTGAAATATTGTTGTTGGCATCTTTAGTGATCACATGAAGCTTTCCCAGTAAACCAGAAAGTAAATAGGGAAAATCTGAATCAGTAAAGTCAGGAATGGGGACCTCTCCGACTACAACTTTCCATGCATCATCTTGGTAATCATATACCTTAATCCTCACACTTTCAGGAGAATTAGATGGATCGAGTGCATACAGCTCACCATCCACGGTGACACTCAATTTTGTTCCTGCCTGTCTTGCAGGCCAACCATCACCCATGCCAGCTGGCATTTCAACCCAAGAATTTACATCGGGATCATATACCTCCCCTCCAACATCAACAAAAAATGGCCAGCAATATAAACTTTGAGGCACAAATAGCCTTCCCCTATATGATGTCATTCCTGTGGCAATCGGTTTGAGTAGATCAGCCAGAAAGGCCGTGGGTAGAATCTGAGCTTTTGAAAAGGGCATGCTTGGAAGTTGGGACCATATACCAGTATGAGGATCAAACACTTCAGCAGACTTAAGTGGAGTTAATCCACCATGGCCCCTGGTAACCCCTCCAACAACATATAGCTTATTATTTAAGATGCCAGTCTTACAGTAGGCTCTACCAGTTGACATTGAACTTATTTCATTCCACGAATTTAGAACTGGATTATACTGCCAAACACAGCTCAGGGCTGATGCTCTAGAGAATCCTCCTAACACGTAGAGGCAGCCATCAACAGCACCAATAGCACACCCACAAAAGGGCTTTCTGTCCAATGCATCCTTCCTCCCAAGCCAACCCCTAATGGCATCTGCAATTTTTATGCCAGAGTCAACCACATTCCACATCCGAAGGCTAGCTAAACGTTTCCTGGATTCAGCTTCAAAAGCAACATTGGGCATTTGAGGCAACCTCTGCCACCTTCTTGACAATGGATCCAAAGCATACCACAAAAGCTTGTCACCTTCAACCTTAGTCAATATATAGAGCCATTCTTCTGTTGTTCCTAGTTCTTTCCTTGTATTAAAAAGTTCAGTACTCATGATGGCAGCTTTCCAGGCTCGAGATACTAACCTCACATTCAAGTAATTAATCCTCGGAATTCTGGCAAGAATCTGATAAGATATCTCATCAGGAAGGCTAGGAATCAATCTTGGATTCTCTTCAGAAAGACATGATGACAACTTCTGCCTTTTGCATGTTCCATTTTGTGAAACATCTAAGGGCTCACTCATTCCAGCCCTGGAATTGTTTAGACTTAAGAATGCCCCCATCAATATCTTATTGGTTGCAATATATTAGTAAATCAATTCCAGAACAACCTTTGATGGCTAAATATCTTAATCAGAAGAAAAGGTTATCCTAGATGAATCTGCTCAAAACCACCAAGACTCTATCTAGTATCTGAGATAAAAACAGAAAAAAGCAGAGTAAAATGGAAGGTGTCAGAGTCAAATTAAAAGGCCAAAACCTTCAATTTATTTCAGTACAACCATTTACATGAAAGAAGACcatcaaaaaataatataatctaccaaattgaaaaaaaaaaaaaaagaagaagaagcatttAACAATAAGTACCAATGGGGGGTGATACCATCCCCTCGGCCAATTGTATTAGGAGCAAAGGAATTGGAATGCCTTGTGTACAATTGGAAAGCATGATAAGAAAAGAAAGGCGAAACAAAGAGACACCGCACTTTACCATAAAGCTGAGAAATGGAATAGAACTGTTCCCAGTTAAATTAGTTTGTTCTCAATGACGGCAAGAAGTTCTCAGCTTAATAATTATATCTCACCAATCAAAACCTCACAACCTCCTGATAAGAAAATATGGGAAGTGTAAGAAATATCAAAGACCCTCTCTAAAAAAAACATCCAGTATATGTTCAACAGGAAAGAGCATAGAGCACGAGGGTAACTTAAGAGTTACGAGAGACCGTCAAAAAATGGTATCCCTTTCTTAATTCTATCGAATCAATCAGTTTCAGAACAAATACTCATCAAGAAATTGGGAGGTTAATTTTTTGTAAGTTTTTCCTTATTATTCAATAGATTATAATATCTTTCTTCCTATAAGGTCACCAAGATCAGGACAATGATAAAGAAAAAATTCAGAAGTTACTTCTCCTCACGTATCCTTAATTTTTCGCAGTGACCAGATAAAGTCAAATAAAAAGGTCAATGTTTTGATCACTTCCCATCCAGCAAGAACAACAACACCACTAAaatccccaaattcccaattAAAACGATTCAAAAAGGGCTCCTCACTTAAGTCatcaattaattaaacaaaaaaactGCATTAATCTAAAAGCAGGGGGGGGAAACAGCTAAATTAAGTACATGTATCTACAATCGATCTAATAGTAACACTGATGaaacaaattgaagaaaaagaaatgaaagaaccCACCTTCTATGTTCAATTCCAAGGGATAAAAATTCCAATAAAACAGCTACAAACAAAATCCTAAGCAGTAGAATCCCAGAAAACTAAGCTAAAGAGcaaagtttatttcttttttgaaacATAGAAAATTGGAGGAAAAAAGAACCTTAATCTTTACGGCGAGACGAAGAGCCCCGGAAGACAAATCATTTGAGGTTTCCAAGCGATCCATTCGTAATTCACCTTTGGTACAGGGATAGAGTTTTCGTCTCTTCTGcttaggggtgtgcataattcgggtaaaaccgaaaaaattcggttaaccgatcgaATTCGGTTAATCTTTTCGGTcggggtcggttaatttttttatgatttttcggttaacggttaattcggttcgaaaccggtcggttaaccgaaaattttcggttaaccgaaaaaattaataaataaaattatccaactcaacccaaactcaattacccaacccaataaaactaaaactaaagtttacccaattacccaatccaataaaactaaaactaaaagacaacccaatttactaaagtctaaaacctaatttactttaataatttataaattttttaaattttaaaaataaaaaataaaaaaaattcgggtatttttcggtaattcggttaattcggttaattcgggtaattcgggtaattcgggtaatttttaaccaaaaataaaaaatacataattttcggttaattcggttaaccgaccttattaaccgaaaaaatttcggttcggttaaatttttttaaaaaaaatcggttcggttaacggttaaaatttttggaaggtcggttaattcggttatagtaatttcgggtcggttaaccggtcggttaaccgaatgaacacccctacttCTGCGTGAACAACCTTATATTCTTCCtttagggtgcgtttggttcgctgtattggattagaggtgtattggattagaggtgtgttgggattagaggtgtattatTAAATCGACTTTTGTAGTATaaagttccaaaaaaaattttctttatctGTAGATAGAGAGAATCATGttcataaaacatataaaatttgacGTTGATGAACTGCAGTCTCTTCCATTGTTAATGCAGGTTGAAAGGCTTGATTTCAATAGTGTTACGGCCTTTGTATTTAACTTCAAATAGAAGTTTGTACAATTGCtccaattaatatttttttctttgcttctATTGGCTGGGTTAGAAATTCAAAACAATATTTTTGAAAGACTTGTATAATTTCATCTGCTCAATAATTGGAAAAACTCAATTTGATTTCTTCCTTTAATTGTCTCTTTTTTAAGTACTAATTATCAGCAACAGGCAGAGCGATTTAATGTGGTCAAAACAACCACATCAAGCACTCTCATCTCTTTGTTTGCAGCAAAGATGAACTCAACAGCTTCAAACCATGGCAAAATAAGTACAACATATATAACCAAAACAGGATATGCTTTCTTCAATAACATCTCAACTTAAATAACGGAACATTCATATTATGTTCGGAACACAAAATAGGTAACTTATAAAGTACTGAATAAAAAACAGAAGTGTCCACTGCCATGGTTTATGCAAAGTCCTACCAATTCCTCAACGATTGGCCTTGGCAACTCTCTCGATTTCGTCCTTCTTCTTGATGGCATAGCTGCACAAACAACACGAGAATGATGAAGCAAGCTGTGGTAAATAAATGGGATTGCAAGGACAGTTCCTagtttcaaagcaaaataaggttCAAACACGGGAGTTCAAAGGTTGTTATTTACCTGTTAGATGATCCCTTTGCTGCGTTAATAAGCTCATCAGCTAAACATTCAGCGATAGTTTTAATGTTTCTAAATGCAGACTCACGATTACCAGTGGTGAGGAGATAGATGGCTTGATTCACTCGACGAAGAGGAGAAATATCAACAGCCTGACGCCTCACAACACCAGCAGAACCA
Protein-coding sequences here:
- the LOC107899573 gene encoding F-box/kelch-repeat protein At1g22040 produces the protein MGAFLSLNNSRAGMSEPLDVSQNGTCKRQKLSSCLSEENPRLIPSLPDEISYQILARIPRINYLNVRLVSRAWKAAIMSTELFNTRKELGTTEEWLYILTKVEGDKLLWYALDPLSRRWQRLPQMPNVAFEAESRKRLASLRMWNVVDSGIKIADAIRGWLGRKDALDRKPFCGCAIGAVDGCLYVLGGFSRASALSCVWQYNPVLNSWNEISSMSTGRAYCKTGILNNKLYVVGGVTRGHGGLTPLKSAEVFDPHTGIWSQLPSMPFSKAQILPTAFLADLLKPIATGMTSYRGRLFVPQSLYCWPFFVDVGGEVYDPDVNSWVEMPAGMGDGWPARQAGTKLSVTVDGELYALDPSNSPESVRIKVYDYQDDAWKVVVGEVPIPDFTDSDFPYLLSGLLGKLHVITKDANNNISVLQADVQNHFTSLSSASLNSSPGAHPESAEPATAFEMDLWRVIATRTTGSSELVSCQTLNI
- the LOC107898262 gene encoding 40S ribosomal protein S5; its protein translation is MMHGRNNGKKLMAVRIVKHAMEIIYLLTDQNPIQVIVDAIINSGPREDATRIGSAGVVRRQAVDISPLRRVNQAIYLLTTGNRESAFRNIKTIAECLADELINAAKGSSNSYAIKKKDEIERVAKANR